The following proteins are co-located in the Xiphophorus maculatus strain JP 163 A chromosome 8, X_maculatus-5.0-male, whole genome shotgun sequence genome:
- the LOC102219944 gene encoding phospholipid-transporting ATPase ID-like: MGSVVSFSRKLCGGEKQKEVERRLRANDRAFNQTWQYAKNAIKTSKYNLFSFLPLNLFEQFSRLANAYFLFLLILQLIPQISAVPWFTTAVPLIVVLSVSGVKDANDDINRHKQDKQVNNRKVKVLIHGELREERWMNIQVGDIIKVESNQFVPADLLLLSSSEPLNLIYVETAELDGETNLKVKQALTVTGEMGDNIDDLSAFRGEVRCEPPNNHLDKFKGTLTVDEQQHGLDNDKILLRGCTVRNTEWCFGLVIFAGLDTKLMQNSGRTTFKRTSIDQLMNILVLCIFGFLATICAIMTVGHAIWEVNEGSTFTAFLPRQSGVDIPLSSFYTFWSYVIVLNTVVPISLYVSVEMIRLGNSFFIDWDRKMYYPKKDTPAQARTTTLNEELGQIKYIFSDKTGTLTQNIMTFNKCSINGRNYGELYDFSGQRMEITENMKRVDFTWNQLADPKFVFHDYSLLESVKEGNPEAQAFFRLLALCHTVMSEEKKEGELNYQAQSPDEGALVTAARNFGFVFRSRTPETITVMEMGRKVTYELLAVLDFNNMRKRMSVIVRDPEGKMTLYCKGADTIIYERLHPSCSKLKDVTSTHLNEYAGDGLRTLALAYKDLEESYMERWLQRHQEATTAIEGREDRLDVLYEDIETDLMLLGATAVEDKLQDGVPHTIEQLAKADIKIWVLTGDKQETAENIGYSCNMLREEMKEIFVVTANTADKVKEELQNARRKMCPGSAEKPKVIKARAGLFWLQKTQTVQDEKVNGEYGLIINGHSLAYALQKDLELELLRTACMCKTVICCRVTPLQKAQVVELVKKYKQAITLAIGDGANDVSMIKAAHIGVGISGQEGMQAVLSSDFSFAQFRYLQRLLLVHGRWSYIRMCKFLQYFFYKNFSYTLLHFWYGFFCGFSAQTVYDDWFITIYNMVYTATSVLALGLFDQDVNDRWSFRYPQLYSPGQLNMFFSKRTFVQCLIVSTYTSLVLFFIPWAAMQDSVQGDGKDVADYQSFAMLTQTSLMVVVSAQMFLDTYYWTVINQFFLWGSIAAYLAITFTISSNGLFFMFTSSFPFIGTARNSLNQPNVWLTMFLTCLLCILPTVAYRFLRMQLRPTITDKVRHKAREEGQPAPAPYRPPPRRVSTRRSSYAFSHSQGYGDLVTSRKFLRLKRRPSLFGRKDSPLVENQPQRYRTITEETEESQT, from the exons AGGTGGAGAGACGCCTGCGAGCGAATGACCGAGCTTTCAACCAAACCTGGCAGTACGCT AAAAATGCCATCAAAACGTCCAAATACAACCTTTTCTCCTTCCTGCCTCTGAACCTCTTTGAACAGTTCAGCAGGCTCGCCAACGCctacttcctcttcctcctcatcctccag CTAATCCCACAAATCTCTGCTGTTCCCTGGTTCACGACGGCTGTACCGCTGATCGTTGTTCTTTCCGTATCAGGGGTCAAAGACGCTAACGATGACATA AACAGACACAAACAAGACAAGCAGGTGAATAACCGCAAGGTGAAAGTCCTGATACACGGAGA GCTGAGAGAAGAAAGATGGATGAACATCCAGGTTGGAGATATCATCAAAGTGGAGAGCAACCAGTTTGTTCCA GCCGACCTCCTGCTTCTGTCCAGCAGCGAACCTCTCAACCTGATTTATGTGGAAACAGCTGAGTTAGACGG GGAAACCAACCTGAAGGTGAAACAGGCCCTGACCGTCACCGGGGAGATGGGAGACAACATCGATGATCTGTCTGCCTTCAGAG GTGAAGTTCGATGTGAGCCTCCAAACAACCATCTGGATAAATTCAAAGGGACTCTGACTGTGGATGAACAGCAACACGGGCTGGACAACGATAAGATCCTGCTCAGAGGATGCACTGTGAGGAACACAGAGTGGTGCTTCGGTTTGGTCATCTTCGCAG GTCTTGATACCAAGCTCATGCAGAACAGCGGGAGAACCACATTTAAACGGACCAGCATCGATCAGCTGATGAACATCCTGGTGTTATGT ATCTTTGGTTTCCTGGCAACTATTTGTGCCATCATGACGGTTGGCCATGCCATCTGGGAGGTGAATGAGGGCTCGACCTTCACAGCGTTTCTTCCTCGCCAATCAGGTGTTGACATTCCTCTATCATCCTTCTACACCTTCTGGTCCTACGTCATTGTCCTCAACACGGTTGTGCCCATTTCTCTCTATGTCAG CGTGGAGATGATCCGCCTCGGGAACAGCTTCTTCATAGACTGGGACAGGAAGATGTACTATCCGAAGAAAGACACTCCGGCTCAGGCGAGGACCACCACACTCAACGAGGAGCTGGGTCAGATCAAGTACATCTTCAGCGACAAGACCGGCACTCTGACACAGAACATCATGACCTTCAACAAATGCTCCATCAACGGGAGGAACTATG GTGAGCTGTATGACTTTTCTGGCCAAAGGATGGAGATAACGGAG AACATGAAGAGAGTGGACTTCACCTGGAACCAGCTGGCAGATCCAAAGTTCGTCTTCCATGATTACAGCCTGCTGGAGTCGGTGAAGGAGGGAAACCCAGAGGCCCAGGCCTTCTTCCGCCTGCTGGCTCTGTGCCACACCGTCATGTcggaggaaaagaaagagg GGGAACTCAACTATCAGGCTCAGTCGCCAGATGAGGGCGCTCTAGTGACCGCAGCGAGGaactttgggtttgtttttcgCTCGCGGACGCCAGAGACCATCACTGTTATGGAGATGGGGAGGAAAGTTACATATGAGCTTCTGGCTGTTCTGGACTTCAACAACATGAGGAAGAGGATGTCAGTGATTG TCCGTGACCCTGAGGGCAAGATGACTCTTTACTGCAAAGGAGCAGACACCATCATCTATGAGCGACTTCACCCATCCTGCTCCAAACTGAAGGATGTCACCAGCACACACCTGAAT GAGTATGCAGGCGACGGGCTTCGCACTCTGGCTCTGGCCTACAAAGACTTGGAGGAGAGCTACATGGAGCGCTGGCTGCAGCGCCACCAGGAGGCCACCACGGCCATCGAGGGACGCGAGGACAGACTGGATGTTCTCTACGAAGACATCGAAACGGACCTGATG CTGTTGGGAGCCACAGCTGTGGAGGACAAGTTGCAGGACGGCGTCCCTCACACCATCGAGCAGCTGGCCAAAGCTGACATCAAAATCTGGGTTCTGACAGGAGATAAACAAG aaacagcagaaaacattgGATATTCCTGCAACATGCTGAGAGAAGAGATGAAGGAGATCTTTGTTGTGACTGCTAACACAGCTGACAAGGTCAAAGAGGAACTGCA GAACGccagaaggaaaatgtgtccCGGATCAGCAGAGAAGCCGAAGGTGATCAAAGCTCGAGCCGGCTTGTTTTGGCTCCAGAAGACCCAGACTGTCCAGGATGAGAAAGTAAATGGAGAATATGGCCTGATTATAAACGGACATAGCTTG GCCTACGCACTGCAAAAGGACTTGGAGTTGGAGCTGCTGAGGACGGCATGCATGTGCAAGACGGTCATTTGCTGCAGGGTCACCCCGCTGCAGAAGGCCCAGGTGGTTGAACTGGTCAAGAAGTACAAACAGGCTATAACTCTGGCCATAGGAGACGGAGCCAATGATGTCAGCATGATCAAGg CTGCTCATATCGGTGTGGGCATCAGCGGTCAGGAGGGGATGCAAGCTGTTCTCTCCAGCGACTTCTCCTTCGCCCAGTTCCGTTACCtccagcgcctcctgctggtgcACGGCCGCTGGTCCTACATTCGCATGTGCAAGTTCCTGCAATATTTCTTCTACAAAAACTTTAGCTATACCCTTCTTCACTTCTGGTATGGTTTCTTCTGCGGCTTTTCTGCACAG ACTGTTTATGATGACTGGTTCATCACCATATATAATATGGTTTATACTGCTACCTCAGTTCTTGCCTTGGGCCTCTTTGACCAG GACGTCAACGACCGCTGGAGTTTCCGATATCCTCAGCTCTACTCTCCCGGCCAGCTCaacatgtttttcagtaaaaggACTTTTGTCCAATGTTTAATAGTCAGCACCTACACCTCCCTGGTCCTCTTCTTTATCCCATGGGCAGCTATGCAGGACTCCGTCCAGGGCGATGGCAAAGACGTAGCGGACTATCAGTCCTTTGCTATGTTGACGCAAACCAGCCTGATGGTAGTGGTGAGCGCTCAG ATGTTTCTTGACACCTATTACTGGACAGTGATTAATCAATTCTTTCTGTGGGGGAGCATTGCTGCCTACTTGGCCATCACTTTTACTATTTCCAGCAATGGCCTTTTTTTCATGTTCACCTCCAGTTTCCCCTTCATTG GCACAGCGAGGAACAGTTTGAACCAGCCGAACGTGTGGCTGACGATGTTCCTGACCTGTCTTCTCTGCATCCTGCCTACAGTGGCTTATCGGTTCCTCCGCATGCAGCTTCGCCCCACCATCACTGATAAG GTCAGGCATAAGGCTCGGGAGGAGGGACAGCCGGCTCCGGCTCCTTACCGGCCGCCTCCACGGCGCGTCAGCACCCGCCGCTCCAGCTACGCCTTCTCCCACTCCCAGGGCTACGGAGACCTGGTGACCTCCCGCAAATTCCTGCGCCTGAAGAGGCGTCCGTCCCTGTTCGGCAGAAAGGACTCTCCACTGGTGGAGAACCAGCCGCAGCGCTATCGGACCATAACGGAGGAGACAGAAGAGTCGCAGACATAG